From Haloferax marinisediminis, a single genomic window includes:
- a CDS encoding DnaJ domain-containing protein — MTNEIEKFQTDPSAENYYDRLGVPQDADTQTIRKAGKLACKRTHPDSGGRFSGCKEFTRITAARDALEDDDERGHYEVFRARYGAAKGTTMYEQWVQRGQPQTPETWTVSESEPTDGCQDTTTASAPRSVGTAQGVTVPDTEPVTAPYGYVTRPCPECGSECEASQIGRTPIDWVPSGEFDAYEEYLCLVCRLVFIAHVKSDSTVEMTLHSGPYEEPRPGGVVRRVTSLGREFLARLLNLNVRPVHGLTTACLICVNDSRAARPRRLQAIRMRVRDRFRNHIRCFVLVSSISTHQSRVQTLPSVR, encoded by the coding sequence ATGACCAACGAGATTGAGAAATTCCAGACCGACCCGAGCGCAGAGAACTACTACGACCGACTTGGTGTTCCACAAGACGCCGACACGCAGACGATTCGCAAAGCAGGGAAACTCGCGTGCAAGAGAACTCACCCTGATTCCGGTGGTCGGTTCTCTGGCTGCAAGGAGTTCACTCGAATCACTGCTGCTCGGGATGCGTTGGAAGATGACGACGAACGCGGACACTACGAGGTATTCCGAGCGAGGTACGGGGCTGCCAAAGGGACGACGATGTACGAACAGTGGGTGCAGCGGGGCCAGCCCCAGACTCCTGAGACCTGGACTGTTAGCGAATCCGAGCCAACTGACGGGTGTCAAGACACCACCACTGCATCAGCTCCTCGTAGCGTGGGCACTGCCCAGGGCGTCACTGTTCCCGATACCGAACCAGTCACAGCACCGTACGGATACGTGACTCGACCGTGCCCCGAATGTGGGAGCGAATGCGAAGCCAGTCAGATTGGGCGTACTCCCATCGATTGGGTCCCATCCGGTGAGTTCGACGCGTACGAGGAGTACCTCTGTTTGGTGTGCCGCCTCGTTTTCATCGCCCACGTCAAGTCCGACTCGACTGTGGAGATGACTCTGCACTCTGGGCCTTACGAAGAACCACGACCCGGTGGCGTTGTTCGTCGAGTCACCTCCCTTGGGCGGGAGTTCCTCGCTCGACTCCTGAACTTGAACGTGCGTCCCGTTCATGGTCTCACCACCGCGTGCTTAATTTGTGTGAACGACTCGCGTGCAGCGAGACCCAGAAGACTACAGGCTATTAGGATGCGAGTGCGGGATCGGTTCCGGAACCACATCCGGTGCTTCGTCTTGGTCTCGTCAATTTCAACTCACCAATCGAGAGTTCAGACATTGCCGTCGGTACGGTGA
- a CDS encoding DUF7344 domain-containing protein, producing the protein MSEESHNVSALSAREVEPELDAIFELFCEERRRLIVGLVAVHPSGLTLDELATIIAILEPKRDHNKTAHTNDIRQKLKNHASKLSAHGIIEYDDSAVKPGPAFENMHQSVSDITIDWVHGQFGDEQQE; encoded by the coding sequence GTGAGCGAAGAAAGCCACAACGTAAGCGCTCTATCCGCTCGTGAAGTCGAGCCAGAACTCGACGCTATCTTCGAGTTGTTTTGTGAGGAACGCCGCCGCCTCATCGTCGGCCTCGTTGCAGTGCATCCCTCAGGACTGACGCTCGATGAGCTCGCGACAATTATCGCGATACTTGAGCCAAAACGTGACCACAACAAGACAGCACACACAAATGACATCCGGCAGAAGCTCAAAAACCATGCCAGCAAGCTCAGTGCTCATGGCATCATTGAGTACGACGATTCAGCAGTGAAACCAGGACCAGCATTCGAGAATATGCACCAGTCAGTCTCAGATATCACGATTGATTGGGTACACGGTCAGTTTGGTGACGAGCAACAGGAGTAA
- a CDS encoding ArsR/SmtB family transcription factor: MNPFDQFSHTEHDQLDPFKTMGVLDHVGRKNIIGTIVGHPKDAPSRKEIKYYNPGISEATLSRHLVRLEECGLIDSASKQREGLNRGDSYRYYRLTEEARELFDQLNVFGPVPYKNLLEQVERSEEIRAAENAERPSF, translated from the coding sequence ATGAATCCTTTCGACCAATTTTCGCACACGGAGCATGACCAGTTGGATCCCTTCAAAACAATGGGGGTACTTGATCATGTGGGCCGGAAGAACATCATCGGAACGATCGTTGGGCACCCGAAAGATGCGCCAAGCCGGAAAGAAATCAAATACTACAACCCCGGCATTTCCGAGGCAACTCTGAGTCGACACTTAGTGAGGCTCGAGGAGTGCGGCCTCATTGACTCAGCGTCAAAACAACGAGAGGGACTGAACCGCGGTGACTCCTATCGATACTATCGACTTACTGAGGAGGCCCGAGAGTTGTTCGACCAACTCAATGTGTTCGGGCCAGTGCCTTACAAGAATCTGCTTGAGCAAGTCGAACGATCCGAAGAAATCCGAGCGGCTGAGAACGCCGAGAGACCCTCGTTCTAG
- a CDS encoding DEAD/DEAH box helicase yields MATEDQSLVDTHFNLEDSPDVLTQIGGTVNNDLSSHLLSIEATRLAIAQSQQELQSTKEIADKIQLLEHQLDAAHRALFQMNGQALFADEVGLGKTIEVGMVLKEMVFREAHETFLILTPAQLATQWQKEMREKFGLEFACNYDDGFEGFDAYDKVIASIDTAKRDSYAEEIHRRKWDALIIDEVHYLRNQGTNRYDFVEDIEYQYAFFATATPVQNNVKDLYNIVNLIRPGLFGTESEFERRYVPEKNPDGVQNSAQLNRELRSVMIRHKRGDTAIDFTDRQVRTKTFKPNKQERALYEAVTNYVKNYYSKQGGQHLVMLMLQKEVVSSPWAVLKTVEKWLDGEGKAVVGKEREELLSVAKLAREISRTTKQQKLLEIIRSVNDRMETGRAIVFTQFRATQDAIISALNDEDGEEDIPIHVVNGSLSSDQKDAQIRHFRDRGGVLVTTDSISEGRNIQFCNVIVNYDLPWNPMSVEQRIGRIDRIGQDRDVYVYNLALEGTVEDYVLDKLYGKIDVFHQTVGGLKEILSEREQSSGQFEQEVLQQMINAGSKRELENNFEDMAVDLKSDMRSAKQAQQFNEQVFEGFETGGGK; encoded by the coding sequence ATGGCGACAGAAGATCAGTCACTTGTAGACACTCATTTTAATTTAGAAGATTCTCCAGACGTTTTGACTCAGATCGGCGGAACGGTCAACAACGACCTATCAAGCCATCTTTTGAGCATTGAAGCAACCCGTCTAGCTATCGCACAGAGCCAACAGGAACTCCAATCGACAAAAGAAATCGCGGACAAAATCCAGCTCCTCGAACATCAGTTGGATGCAGCACACCGTGCATTATTCCAGATGAATGGGCAGGCTCTCTTCGCAGACGAAGTTGGGTTGGGAAAGACCATCGAGGTTGGGATGGTTCTCAAAGAGATGGTGTTCCGAGAGGCACATGAAACATTCCTCATTCTAACCCCCGCACAACTCGCGACGCAGTGGCAAAAGGAGATGCGAGAAAAGTTTGGCTTAGAGTTCGCGTGTAACTATGACGATGGATTCGAGGGTTTCGATGCGTACGACAAGGTAATCGCAAGTATCGATACTGCAAAACGGGACTCGTACGCTGAGGAGATCCACAGACGCAAGTGGGATGCACTAATTATCGACGAAGTACACTACCTTCGAAATCAAGGAACCAACCGATACGACTTCGTCGAAGACATCGAGTATCAGTATGCATTCTTCGCAACGGCAACGCCCGTTCAGAACAACGTCAAAGACCTGTACAACATTGTCAATCTAATCCGACCTGGCTTGTTCGGGACCGAGTCTGAGTTCGAACGGCGATATGTTCCTGAGAAGAATCCGGATGGCGTCCAGAACTCCGCTCAACTGAACAGAGAGCTTCGGTCTGTGATGATCCGGCACAAGCGGGGCGACACAGCAATCGACTTTACAGACCGTCAAGTCCGGACGAAAACTTTCAAACCCAACAAGCAAGAGCGGGCCCTCTACGAGGCGGTCACCAACTACGTCAAGAACTATTACTCGAAACAAGGAGGCCAACACCTCGTCATGCTGATGTTGCAAAAAGAGGTGGTGAGTTCGCCATGGGCTGTGCTCAAGACAGTCGAAAAGTGGCTCGATGGAGAGGGGAAAGCCGTCGTAGGAAAAGAGAGAGAGGAGTTACTTTCTGTTGCAAAACTAGCCCGTGAAATCAGTCGGACAACTAAGCAACAAAAGCTCTTGGAGATTATCCGGAGCGTAAATGACCGGATGGAGACAGGGCGAGCGATCGTATTTACACAATTTCGGGCGACCCAAGACGCGATAATTTCGGCGTTGAATGATGAAGATGGGGAAGAAGACATTCCAATTCACGTTGTGAATGGGTCGCTCTCAAGTGACCAAAAGGACGCCCAGATCCGGCATTTCAGAGACCGTGGTGGGGTGCTCGTGACGACAGACTCGATTAGCGAAGGTCGAAACATCCAATTCTGTAACGTCATCGTGAATTACGACCTCCCATGGAATCCGATGAGTGTCGAACAACGGATAGGCCGGATTGACCGGATTGGGCAGGATCGCGACGTGTACGTGTACAATCTCGCGTTAGAGGGAACAGTCGAAGATTACGTGTTGGACAAGCTCTACGGGAAAATCGACGTTTTCCACCAAACTGTCGGTGGCCTCAAGGAGATCCTCTCCGAGCGCGAGCAGTCCAGTGGACAGTTCGAGCAAGAAGTTCTCCAACAGATGATAAATGCAGGATCGAAACGAGAACTTGAGAACAATTTCGAAGATATGGCAGTCGATCTGAAAAGCGACATGCGCTCGGCAAAGCAGGCACAGCAATTTAACGAACAGGTGTTCGAAGGCTTTGAGACTGGAGGTGGCAAATGA
- a CDS encoding restriction endonuclease, whose product MSDQDTLEKTVADTNSLAEFLEATDAPTKDQASAVIKHVWGRDVPQKRAEAILNKERERLAQFENVSFTQNSRAPRYMDLTDLELVSGHEFEHILAEVLSRIEGSATVTKASGDQGVDVVWFRDTETIGIQAKAYNKDNPVGNSAVQEIFTGSKVLDLEYSIDKSAVVTTSRYTESAIEAAEKSGVRLYGRSQLSQWLSEAKLDAEAMGDLLDRIR is encoded by the coding sequence ATGAGCGATCAAGACACTCTCGAGAAGACGGTAGCCGACACCAATTCACTTGCAGAATTCCTTGAAGCGACAGACGCCCCAACTAAAGACCAGGCAAGCGCGGTTATCAAGCACGTCTGGGGGAGAGATGTGCCACAGAAGCGGGCAGAGGCAATACTCAACAAAGAACGAGAGCGTCTTGCACAATTCGAGAACGTTTCTTTCACACAGAACTCGCGTGCTCCACGTTATATGGATCTGACCGACCTGGAGCTTGTGTCCGGTCATGAATTCGAACACATTCTGGCCGAGGTCCTCAGCCGTATTGAGGGAAGCGCAACCGTCACAAAGGCATCAGGCGATCAGGGTGTCGACGTTGTTTGGTTCCGCGACACGGAGACCATCGGGATCCAAGCAAAGGCATACAATAAGGACAATCCAGTCGGGAATAGTGCTGTCCAAGAAATCTTCACGGGATCAAAAGTCCTTGACCTGGAGTATTCAATTGACAAGTCCGCAGTGGTGACCACTTCGAGATACACGGAGAGTGCAATCGAGGCAGCCGAGAAATCAGGAGTCCGTTTGTATGGCCGGTCGCAACTGTCGCAATGGCTGTCTGAAGCGAAGTTAGATGCAGAAGCGATGGGTGACCTCTTAGACAGGATCCGCTGA
- a CDS encoding 6-pyruvoyl trahydropterin synthase family protein yields the protein MARITLGESRPSETVLSDAGERTLHVGRDRPIRISSGHRLLHHEGKCSRPHGHNYEISVTVTGTLTEEGWVVDKGEVTSIIDEWDHRFLLEEGDPLIEAFAQSGDDDAVVVLDYPPTAEVMAVVLERRLLESLPDNISDVSVEVAETNELCAVL from the coding sequence ATGGCTCGAATCACATTGGGAGAATCTCGACCCAGTGAAACTGTGCTATCGGACGCTGGTGAACGAACACTCCACGTCGGACGAGACCGCCCTATTCGAATCAGTTCGGGCCACAGGCTTCTCCACCATGAGGGGAAGTGTTCTCGACCACACGGGCACAACTACGAGATATCGGTCACAGTCACGGGAACCCTAACAGAAGAAGGATGGGTTGTCGACAAGGGAGAGGTCACGAGTATCATCGACGAGTGGGACCACCGCTTCCTTCTGGAGGAGGGAGATCCACTCATTGAGGCATTTGCTCAGTCAGGAGATGATGACGCCGTCGTCGTGCTCGATTATCCTCCGACAGCAGAGGTAATGGCTGTTGTACTCGAAAGACGGTTGCTTGAGTCGCTACCGGACAACATTTCGGACGTCTCCGTAGAAGTTGCCGAGACGAACGAACTCTGTGCTGTCCTCTGA
- a CDS encoding 7-carboxy-7-deazaguanine synthase QueE — protein sequence MSVNSDANSLDSQPQHDDGALPINEIFHSLQGEGKLAGIPSTFVRTSGCNLRCWFCDSYHTSWEPTHGWLNLDEVVSKVENFASNHVVVTGGEPMIHENVTVLLSELRNRGYHTTVETNGTVYLDAPINLVSISPKLSSSTPTKGRPPAGGGADVGVWEYQHEETRLDYDVLGSLVESYDFQLKFVVTNEADVKEAQTLVGELRGVSSVPVRNEDVLLMPEGMTRERLAETRGLTAKLALEYGYRYTPRLHVDLWDDAPGT from the coding sequence GTGTCGGTTAATTCAGACGCTAATTCACTTGATTCTCAACCGCAGCACGACGACGGTGCTCTCCCAATCAACGAAATCTTCCACTCACTCCAGGGAGAAGGCAAGCTCGCAGGTATCCCGAGCACGTTTGTCCGTACATCCGGATGTAACCTCAGGTGTTGGTTCTGCGATTCGTATCACACCTCGTGGGAGCCTACTCACGGGTGGTTGAATCTTGACGAGGTTGTGTCGAAAGTAGAGAACTTCGCCTCAAATCACGTCGTCGTCACCGGTGGGGAGCCGATGATACACGAGAACGTTACCGTGCTCCTCTCAGAACTGCGTAATCGAGGGTACCACACTACTGTTGAGACAAACGGCACTGTTTATCTTGATGCTCCCATCAATCTCGTGTCTATCAGCCCGAAGCTTTCCTCATCAACACCAACGAAGGGGCGTCCTCCTGCTGGTGGCGGCGCTGACGTCGGTGTCTGGGAATACCAGCACGAAGAGACAAGACTAGACTATGATGTTTTAGGTTCGCTGGTAGAATCGTACGACTTCCAACTGAAATTCGTCGTGACAAACGAAGCAGACGTCAAGGAAGCTCAGACACTCGTCGGGGAACTCCGTGGAGTGAGTAGCGTTCCGGTCAGAAATGAGGACGTCCTATTGATGCCTGAGGGAATGACCCGCGAGCGGTTGGCCGAGACGCGTGGTTTGACTGCTAAACTGGCACTAGAGTACGGATACCGCTACACCCCACGACTCCACGTAGACCTGTGGGACGACGCACCGGGAACTTAA
- the folE gene encoding GTP cyclohydrolase I translates to MRLLLEAIGANPEGVGLEDTWKRRVPQTFETLTEGYHEEEKPTMRTFPTKESSAVVKTSIPLYSLCEHHLLPYHGVAHVAYIPDERVVGLSKLSRYVRWQSRRLTVQESLTQDIAVGLNEEVGAEGVIVEITATHLCEAMRGVERETETTTRAIVGNVTNGVVRQFERTIDRSTRQ, encoded by the coding sequence GTGAGGCTTCTCCTCGAAGCAATCGGTGCCAACCCAGAGGGAGTGGGCCTCGAAGACACGTGGAAGCGACGCGTCCCTCAGACCTTCGAGACGCTGACCGAGGGGTATCACGAGGAGGAGAAACCAACAATGCGGACGTTCCCAACCAAAGAGTCGTCAGCTGTGGTCAAGACGAGCATCCCCCTCTACAGTCTCTGTGAGCATCACCTTCTTCCCTACCACGGTGTTGCCCATGTAGCCTACATTCCTGACGAGCGAGTGGTCGGCCTTTCGAAACTCTCACGATACGTTCGCTGGCAGTCACGGCGACTCACGGTTCAGGAGTCATTGACCCAGGACATTGCCGTGGGACTCAATGAGGAGGTCGGTGCCGAGGGCGTCATCGTAGAGATAACGGCGACGCACCTCTGTGAGGCGATGCGCGGTGTCGAACGGGAGACTGAAACGACGACTCGAGCCATCGTCGGAAATGTCACCAATGGTGTTGTGCGGCAGTTCGAACGAACAATAGACCGGAGTACACGACAATGA
- the queC gene encoding 7-cyano-7-deazaguanine synthase QueC, with the protein MNESEKTNTNERAVILVSGGMDSATAVYEAMERGYDPLFLHTSYGQRTENKEFESAQRLAEVVGPDEFLRVETEHLKHIGASSLTDESIEVADADMESKDIPSSYIPFRNANLLSMATSFAESQDASAIFIGAHSEDFSGYPDCRPSFFEAFQQVIDAGTKPETDITLEAPFVEWSKTQIAERGIELGVPYNHTWSCYREEAPACGTCDSCAFRLQAFQRIGVRDPIEYEERPTYRH; encoded by the coding sequence ATGAATGAAAGCGAGAAGACGAACACTAACGAAAGAGCAGTCATACTGGTATCTGGAGGGATGGACAGTGCAACAGCGGTGTACGAAGCGATGGAGCGTGGATACGACCCACTATTCCTCCACACGTCCTACGGTCAGCGCACCGAAAACAAAGAGTTCGAATCAGCCCAGCGACTCGCGGAGGTAGTCGGACCGGATGAGTTCCTCCGTGTCGAGACAGAACACCTCAAACACATCGGTGCCTCCTCACTCACCGATGAGAGTATCGAAGTAGCCGATGCCGACATGGAGAGCAAAGACATCCCCAGTTCATACATCCCCTTCAGGAACGCCAACTTATTATCGATGGCAACCTCCTTCGCTGAGTCACAGGATGCTTCGGCTATCTTCATCGGTGCTCACTCTGAGGACTTTTCGGGGTACCCTGATTGTCGACCATCGTTTTTCGAAGCCTTCCAGCAGGTCATCGACGCTGGCACGAAACCCGAGACTGACATTACACTAGAAGCGCCGTTCGTCGAATGGTCGAAGACACAAATTGCCGAGAGAGGTATCGAGCTGGGTGTTCCGTACAATCACACCTGGTCGTGCTACCGGGAAGAGGCTCCCGCCTGTGGCACGTGTGATTCTTGTGCGTTCCGCCTCCAAGCATTCCAACGGATTGGCGTTCGTGACCCAATCGAATACGAGGAACGACCAACATACAGACACTAA